From a single Desulfobacterales bacterium genomic region:
- a CDS encoding vitamin K epoxide reductase family protein: MKSKRPIKPLSFGAYFLPVLLLAVTGFIVSFYLAYSHYKNYTDLQYQSFCAISNAINCDTVSQSPYSIFIIPVPVWGIIGYVLLMFLLPLAWQQKGRDARMWSLIFLISAVFTTLSIGLAAVSSYLIGSYCILCIVTYFVNLFLLWYAWLIRRRFASGSLIEQFTDDLKLLWQHKRAILPVVAIFSVVVLVMLIGMPRYWQLNPEPLSRALPNGITVDGHPWFGAENAEIEIEMFSDYQCFQCRKMHAFFRKIVSNGAGKLKIIHRHYPMDHEVNYIVKKPFHVGSGKMALIAIYAASKGKFWQVNDLLFEKAGRQKKLDLRWVAQKTGLETADLVRAINDPVLQKKLSQDIWQGMKLRILGTPSFVINGNVYAGKIPADIIQPYLE, from the coding sequence ATGAAATCAAAAAGACCCATTAAGCCGCTTTCGTTTGGCGCTTATTTTCTCCCGGTACTGCTCCTGGCTGTAACAGGGTTTATTGTATCGTTTTATCTGGCCTACTCGCATTACAAAAACTACACCGATTTGCAGTATCAAAGCTTTTGTGCCATCTCCAATGCGATCAACTGTGACACGGTCTCCCAGTCTCCATACTCAATTTTTATTATCCCGGTCCCTGTCTGGGGAATCATTGGATATGTCCTGCTGATGTTTTTGCTGCCCTTAGCTTGGCAGCAAAAGGGCAGGGATGCTCGCATGTGGTCTCTGATATTTTTGATTTCAGCCGTGTTCACCACGCTGAGCATTGGACTAGCGGCTGTTTCCAGCTACCTGATTGGCAGCTATTGCATCCTGTGCATCGTGACGTATTTCGTCAATTTATTTCTGCTATGGTATGCCTGGCTGATTCGTCGACGGTTTGCTTCCGGCAGTTTGATCGAACAGTTCACAGATGATCTAAAACTGCTGTGGCAGCACAAAAGAGCCATTTTGCCGGTAGTGGCTATATTTTCAGTGGTTGTGTTGGTTATGCTGATCGGCATGCCGCGTTACTGGCAGTTGAATCCCGAACCCCTGTCGCGTGCGTTGCCTAACGGAATTACAGTAGATGGGCATCCATGGTTTGGCGCTGAAAACGCTGAAATCGAAATAGAGATGTTCAGTGATTATCAGTGTTTTCAATGCCGCAAAATGCACGCTTTTTTTCGAAAGATAGTGAGCAACGGAGCGGGTAAATTAAAAATTATTCACCGCCATTATCCCATGGATCATGAGGTTAACTATATCGTTAAAAAGCCGTTTCATGTCGGTTCGGGGAAAATGGCGCTGATTGCCATCTATGCGGCCTCCAAAGGCAAATTCTGGCAAGTAAATGATCTGTTGTTTGAAAAAGCGGGGCGCCAAAAAAAATTGGATCTGCGCTGGGTTGCCCAAAAAACTGGTCTGGAAACTGCTGATTTGGTGCGTGCCATTAACGATCCTGTTCTACAAAAAAAACTCTCACAAGATATCTGGCAGGGCATGAAGCTCAGAATTCTGGGAACCCCTAGTTTCGTTATCAATGGCAACGTTTATGCCGGCAAGATACCGGCCGATATCATTCAACCCTATTTAGAGTAA